In the Serinus canaria isolate serCan28SL12 chromosome 22, serCan2020, whole genome shotgun sequence genome, one interval contains:
- the CDCA2 gene encoding cell division cycle-associated protein 2 isoform X1, which yields MFRGSKIPLKVKENEQKKEASFPLSGAQKSCIVTQSKVTRPSRKENLTDGHQTRSPKCVLKCPKGPKENWCPPQGAVVGWQLPGGCSGPLRGDVLPVPPLPFHTRGDLPSSPAVPLGSDFSTPERDKVEGKPDFGVSEQRKKPIGIAALLSPECGIARESFGTRPTGTSPTSLKFRRRSTIGLRGSPENNTLIRYLAQQRSSRQTEPFTQISPFKPANVRSLKDKINTFQASFESLQEAEGEPGLSHLGEPSQPGGSSQNKAPFKKEPNLEQWSEKLMLGNRGAALKENLRENGTKSSRSELRICSILSPHRAVTVTEPAAAQEGVYEQPNPIKSLDPAVTGDTLETGHVSQLCAGPEVDRSEPSGPGGAVPELSTRRAGAVEGVSLAVQAGGQAPGSPASSDPCQSSSLLRSILKRTPAKELLDSPRADSGPAPRRSFQEYLNSAIDGGGDESAAVSSCVKASEPLQTERADSQSYKTPKKKKVTFGEVLSPEIFDQSLPANTPLRRGASPGQSPWARPGPSEEPLPLLDFGWDEEGVEPLPEFLEGSEAPAEAPSPVEIAEVAETDKPDVVTTRSSTKRKQGRAVAQDPDWSSSGATNTDKDEGTKNPGRSKIQRQKNPTTAAPKKTQRKKPPTYGKRRKKKVKKSLYGEREMASRKPLLSPIPEIPEVFSSVSSPNSPKADQLFTEGAGLGDPKCRDSAQEPQAGRMCGKGLCAPGLLEEAAATSSGPAGSEVPGSLACAPGTAPEFSNAVPDAGGDFDTSDYFQQGEETPGEKEAKESSSLIEKEELQGNLIAGLEILEQEDVQEGAQRSKCPQKDSVRRDPARRRRRSSSAFYFPPAENLEITGADLPVCSYSVEEALSVPQAKEGSLQACRRRSRASAEVRVRRSMRLSKDAGSQGLAWIQLPSEIPREPPLPAAPKGRRSSSTSILAGSENVQHREQNLLPFPAPGKENEHSAPLAAGPGRRWRRRSLCEATAQETPWAPTQRRRSTNSVCGKDRSDQKHSEAAETLELRLKDVSGISDFLK from the exons ATGTTCAGAGGATCTAAAATTCCCCTGaaagttaaagaaaatgaacagaagaaGGAGGCTTCTTTCCCTCTGTCAGGAGCCCAGAAGAGCTGCATAGTGACCCAGTCCAAAGTCACCAGACCATCCAGGAAGGAGAATCTCACTGATGGACACCAGACACGGTCACCAAAGTGTGTTCTGAAGTGCCCCAAAGGCCCCAAGGAGAACTGGTGTCCCCCGCAGGGGGCTGTtgtgggctggcagctccctgggggctgctctgggcctcTCAGGGGGGatgtgctccctgtgccccccttGCCCTTCCACACCAGGGGGGATttgcccagcagcccagctgttCCCTTAGGAAGTGACTTCTCCACTCCTGAGAGGGACAAAGTGGAAGGAAAACCTGATTTTGGAGTGtctgagcagaggaaaaagcccATTGgaattgctgctctgctgagtcCTGAGTGTGGGATTGCTCGGGAGAGTTTTGGAACACGACCCACAG GGACTTCCCCAACTTCACTGAAATTTAGGAGAAGATCGACCATTGGGTTGAGGGGATCACCAGAAAACAACACCCTGATCCGGTACCTGgcccagcagaggagcagcaggcagacagAGCCTTTCACCCAG ATCAGTCCTTTTAAACCTGCAAATGTGAGATCACTGAAGGACAAGATCAACACTTTCCAAGCCTCCTTTGAATCCCTGCAGGAAGCTGAGGGGGAGCCTGGGCTTTCTCACCTGGGGGAGCCTTCCCAGCCAGGAGGCTCCT CCCAGAACAAAGCACCTTTTAAAAAAGAGCCAAACCTGGAGCAGTGGAGTGAAAAGCTCATGTTGGGCaacagaggagctgctttgaaagaaaatttaagagaaaatgggaccaagagcagcaggagtgagCTCAGGATCTGCAGCATCTTGTCCCCACACCGAGCTGTGACTGTCACtgagcctgctgctgcacag GAAGGGGTTTATGAGCAGCCAAATCCCATTAAATCCTTGGACCCTGCTGTAACTGGAGATACCCTGGAAACAGGCCATG tgtcccagctgtgtgctggccCTGAAGTGGACAGGAGTGAGCCCAgtggccctgggggtgctgtgccagagctcagcaccaggagggctggggctgtggagggtgtgagcctggcagtgcaggcTGGAGGCCAggcccctggcagccctgccagcagtgacccctgccagagcagctccctgctgagaTCCATCCTGAAGAGAACCCCAGCCAAGGAGCTCctggacagccccagggctgaCTCGGGGCCTGCACCAAGGAGGAGCTTCCAG GAATACTTAAACAGTGCCATTGATGGAGGAGGTGATGAATCTGCTGCAGTCTCCAGTTGTGTAAAAGCCTCTGAACCATTGCAAACAG AGAGAGCTGACAGTCAGAGCTACAAAAcaccaaagaagaaaaaagtgacaTTTGGGGAAGTTCTGAGCCCCGAAATCTTTGACCAGAGCCTGCCTGCCAACACCCCCTTGCGCAGAGGAgcctccccagggcagagcccctggGCAAGGCCGGGCCCCTCCGAGGAGCCTCTGCCCCTCCTGGACTTTGGCTGGGATGAA GAAGGTGTTGAGCCTCTCCCAGAATTCCTGGAGGGTTCAGAAGCCCCTGCAGAAGCCCCTTCACCTGTTGAAATTGCAGAAG tAGCAGAGACTGACAAACCTGATGTGGTAACAACTCGTTCTTCTACTAAGAGGAAG cagggcagggccgtGGCACAGGACCCTgactggagcagctcaggagccacAAACACTGATAAGGACGAAGGCACTAAAAACCCAGGAAGGAGCAAGATCCAGAGACAGAAGAATCcaaccacagctgctcccaagaAGACCCAG agaaaaaaacctcccacctatgggaaaagaagaaagaagaaagtcaAGAAATCTTTGTATGGGGAAAGAGAAATGGCTTCTAGGAAACCCCTTCTCAGCCCTATCCCTGAAATCCCAGaggttttctcttctgtgtcaTCTCCAAACTCACCAAAGGCAGATCAACTTTTTACAG AGGGTGCAGGTCTGGGTGATCCCAAGTGCAGGGACtctgcccaggagccccaggctGGAAGGATGTGTGGGAaggggctctgtgcccctgggctcctggaggaggcagcagccaccagctctgGGCCTGCAGGCTCTGAGGTGCCAGGGAGCCTGGCAtgtgctcctggcactgctcctgag TTTTCAAATGCTGTGCCAGATGCAGGAGGTGATTTTGATACATCTGATTATTTCCAGCAAGGCGAAGAGACTCCAggtgaaaaagaagcaaaagaaagcagTTCCTTgatagaaaaggaagaattacAAGGAAATCTCATAGCTGGGCTGGAAATTCTGGAACAAGAGGATGTGCAGGAGGGGGCCCAGAGATCCAAGTGTCCTCAGAAGGATTCTGTCAGACGTGATCCagcaaggagaagaagaagaagcagcagtgccTTCTACTTCCCTCCTGCTGAAAACTTGGAAATAACTGGGGCTGATCTTCCAGTTTGCTCTTACAGTGTGGAAGAAGCTTTGTCAGTGCCCCAGGCAAAGGAGGGATCCCTGCAggcctgcaggaggaggagcagggccagTGCTGAGGTCAGGGTGAGGCGCAGCATGAGGCTGAGCAAGGATGCAGGCAGTCAGGGACTTGCCTGGATTCAGCTTCCCAGTGAGATTCCCAGGGagcctcccctcccagctgctcccaaaggcaggagaagcagcagcacatccatccTGGCAGGATCTGAGAATGTTCAGCACAGGGAACAAaacctcctccccttcccagccccagggaaggagaATGAGCACTCTGCTCCCCTtgctgcaggtcctggcaggaggtggaggaggagaagcctCTGTGAAGCCACAGCTCAAGAAACGCCCTGGGCTCCCACCCAGAGAAGGAGAAGCACAAACTCTGTGTGTGGGAAGGACAGGAGTGACCAAAAACACTCGGAAGCAGCAGAAACTCTTGAGCTAAGATTGAAAGATGTTTCAGGCatctctgattttctgaagtGA
- the CDCA2 gene encoding cell division cycle-associated protein 2 isoform X2 — MFRGSKIPLKVKENEQKKEASFPLSGAQKSCIVTQSKVTRPSRKENLTDGHQTRSPKCVLKCPKGPKENWCPPQGAVVGWQLPGGCSGPLRGDVLPVPPLPFHTRGDLPSSPAVPLGSDFSTPERDKVEGKPDFGVSEQRKKPIGIAALLSPECGIARESFGTRPTGTSPTSLKFRRRSTIGLRGSPENNTLIRYLAQQRSSRQTEPFTQISPFKPANVRSLKDKINTFQASFESLQEAEGEPGLSHLGEPSQPGGSSQNKAPFKKEPNLEQWSEKLMLGNRGAALKENLRENGTKSSRSELRICSILSPHRAVTVTEPAAAQEGVYEQPNPIKSLDPAVTGDTLETGHVSQLCAGPEVDRSEPSGPGGAVPELSTRRAGAVEGVSLAVQAGGQAPGSPASSDPCQSSSLLRSILKRTPAKELLDSPRADSGPAPRRSFQEYLNSAIDGGGDESAAVSSCVKASEPLQTERADSQSYKTPKKKKVTFGEVLSPEIFDQSLPANTPLRRGASPGQSPWARPGPSEEPLPLLDFGWDEEGVEPLPEFLEGSEAPAEAPSPVEIAEVAETDKPDVVTTRSSTKRKGRAVAQDPDWSSSGATNTDKDEGTKNPGRSKIQRQKNPTTAAPKKTQRKKPPTYGKRRKKKVKKSLYGEREMASRKPLLSPIPEIPEVFSSVSSPNSPKADQLFTEGAGLGDPKCRDSAQEPQAGRMCGKGLCAPGLLEEAAATSSGPAGSEVPGSLACAPGTAPEFSNAVPDAGGDFDTSDYFQQGEETPGEKEAKESSSLIEKEELQGNLIAGLEILEQEDVQEGAQRSKCPQKDSVRRDPARRRRRSSSAFYFPPAENLEITGADLPVCSYSVEEALSVPQAKEGSLQACRRRSRASAEVRVRRSMRLSKDAGSQGLAWIQLPSEIPREPPLPAAPKGRRSSSTSILAGSENVQHREQNLLPFPAPGKENEHSAPLAAGPGRRWRRRSLCEATAQETPWAPTQRRRSTNSVCGKDRSDQKHSEAAETLELRLKDVSGISDFLK, encoded by the exons ATGTTCAGAGGATCTAAAATTCCCCTGaaagttaaagaaaatgaacagaagaaGGAGGCTTCTTTCCCTCTGTCAGGAGCCCAGAAGAGCTGCATAGTGACCCAGTCCAAAGTCACCAGACCATCCAGGAAGGAGAATCTCACTGATGGACACCAGACACGGTCACCAAAGTGTGTTCTGAAGTGCCCCAAAGGCCCCAAGGAGAACTGGTGTCCCCCGCAGGGGGCTGTtgtgggctggcagctccctgggggctgctctgggcctcTCAGGGGGGatgtgctccctgtgccccccttGCCCTTCCACACCAGGGGGGATttgcccagcagcccagctgttCCCTTAGGAAGTGACTTCTCCACTCCTGAGAGGGACAAAGTGGAAGGAAAACCTGATTTTGGAGTGtctgagcagaggaaaaagcccATTGgaattgctgctctgctgagtcCTGAGTGTGGGATTGCTCGGGAGAGTTTTGGAACACGACCCACAG GGACTTCCCCAACTTCACTGAAATTTAGGAGAAGATCGACCATTGGGTTGAGGGGATCACCAGAAAACAACACCCTGATCCGGTACCTGgcccagcagaggagcagcaggcagacagAGCCTTTCACCCAG ATCAGTCCTTTTAAACCTGCAAATGTGAGATCACTGAAGGACAAGATCAACACTTTCCAAGCCTCCTTTGAATCCCTGCAGGAAGCTGAGGGGGAGCCTGGGCTTTCTCACCTGGGGGAGCCTTCCCAGCCAGGAGGCTCCT CCCAGAACAAAGCACCTTTTAAAAAAGAGCCAAACCTGGAGCAGTGGAGTGAAAAGCTCATGTTGGGCaacagaggagctgctttgaaagaaaatttaagagaaaatgggaccaagagcagcaggagtgagCTCAGGATCTGCAGCATCTTGTCCCCACACCGAGCTGTGACTGTCACtgagcctgctgctgcacag GAAGGGGTTTATGAGCAGCCAAATCCCATTAAATCCTTGGACCCTGCTGTAACTGGAGATACCCTGGAAACAGGCCATG tgtcccagctgtgtgctggccCTGAAGTGGACAGGAGTGAGCCCAgtggccctgggggtgctgtgccagagctcagcaccaggagggctggggctgtggagggtgtgagcctggcagtgcaggcTGGAGGCCAggcccctggcagccctgccagcagtgacccctgccagagcagctccctgctgagaTCCATCCTGAAGAGAACCCCAGCCAAGGAGCTCctggacagccccagggctgaCTCGGGGCCTGCACCAAGGAGGAGCTTCCAG GAATACTTAAACAGTGCCATTGATGGAGGAGGTGATGAATCTGCTGCAGTCTCCAGTTGTGTAAAAGCCTCTGAACCATTGCAAACAG AGAGAGCTGACAGTCAGAGCTACAAAAcaccaaagaagaaaaaagtgacaTTTGGGGAAGTTCTGAGCCCCGAAATCTTTGACCAGAGCCTGCCTGCCAACACCCCCTTGCGCAGAGGAgcctccccagggcagagcccctggGCAAGGCCGGGCCCCTCCGAGGAGCCTCTGCCCCTCCTGGACTTTGGCTGGGATGAA GAAGGTGTTGAGCCTCTCCCAGAATTCCTGGAGGGTTCAGAAGCCCCTGCAGAAGCCCCTTCACCTGTTGAAATTGCAGAAG tAGCAGAGACTGACAAACCTGATGTGGTAACAACTCGTTCTTCTACTAAGAGGAAG ggcagggccgtGGCACAGGACCCTgactggagcagctcaggagccacAAACACTGATAAGGACGAAGGCACTAAAAACCCAGGAAGGAGCAAGATCCAGAGACAGAAGAATCcaaccacagctgctcccaagaAGACCCAG agaaaaaaacctcccacctatgggaaaagaagaaagaagaaagtcaAGAAATCTTTGTATGGGGAAAGAGAAATGGCTTCTAGGAAACCCCTTCTCAGCCCTATCCCTGAAATCCCAGaggttttctcttctgtgtcaTCTCCAAACTCACCAAAGGCAGATCAACTTTTTACAG AGGGTGCAGGTCTGGGTGATCCCAAGTGCAGGGACtctgcccaggagccccaggctGGAAGGATGTGTGGGAaggggctctgtgcccctgggctcctggaggaggcagcagccaccagctctgGGCCTGCAGGCTCTGAGGTGCCAGGGAGCCTGGCAtgtgctcctggcactgctcctgag TTTTCAAATGCTGTGCCAGATGCAGGAGGTGATTTTGATACATCTGATTATTTCCAGCAAGGCGAAGAGACTCCAggtgaaaaagaagcaaaagaaagcagTTCCTTgatagaaaaggaagaattacAAGGAAATCTCATAGCTGGGCTGGAAATTCTGGAACAAGAGGATGTGCAGGAGGGGGCCCAGAGATCCAAGTGTCCTCAGAAGGATTCTGTCAGACGTGATCCagcaaggagaagaagaagaagcagcagtgccTTCTACTTCCCTCCTGCTGAAAACTTGGAAATAACTGGGGCTGATCTTCCAGTTTGCTCTTACAGTGTGGAAGAAGCTTTGTCAGTGCCCCAGGCAAAGGAGGGATCCCTGCAggcctgcaggaggaggagcagggccagTGCTGAGGTCAGGGTGAGGCGCAGCATGAGGCTGAGCAAGGATGCAGGCAGTCAGGGACTTGCCTGGATTCAGCTTCCCAGTGAGATTCCCAGGGagcctcccctcccagctgctcccaaaggcaggagaagcagcagcacatccatccTGGCAGGATCTGAGAATGTTCAGCACAGGGAACAAaacctcctccccttcccagccccagggaaggagaATGAGCACTCTGCTCCCCTtgctgcaggtcctggcaggaggtggaggaggagaagcctCTGTGAAGCCACAGCTCAAGAAACGCCCTGGGCTCCCACCCAGAGAAGGAGAAGCACAAACTCTGTGTGTGGGAAGGACAGGAGTGACCAAAAACACTCGGAAGCAGCAGAAACTCTTGAGCTAAGATTGAAAGATGTTTCAGGCatctctgattttctgaagtGA
- the CDCA2 gene encoding cell division cycle-associated protein 2 isoform X3 — protein MDTRHGHQRSDFSTPERDKVEGKPDFGVSEQRKKPIGIAALLSPECGIARESFGTRPTGTSPTSLKFRRRSTIGLRGSPENNTLIRYLAQQRSSRQTEPFTQISPFKPANVRSLKDKINTFQASFESLQEAEGEPGLSHLGEPSQPGGSSQNKAPFKKEPNLEQWSEKLMLGNRGAALKENLRENGTKSSRSELRICSILSPHRAVTVTEPAAAQEGVYEQPNPIKSLDPAVTGDTLETGHVSQLCAGPEVDRSEPSGPGGAVPELSTRRAGAVEGVSLAVQAGGQAPGSPASSDPCQSSSLLRSILKRTPAKELLDSPRADSGPAPRRSFQEYLNSAIDGGGDESAAVSSCVKASEPLQTERADSQSYKTPKKKKVTFGEVLSPEIFDQSLPANTPLRRGASPGQSPWARPGPSEEPLPLLDFGWDEEGVEPLPEFLEGSEAPAEAPSPVEIAEVAETDKPDVVTTRSSTKRKQGRAVAQDPDWSSSGATNTDKDEGTKNPGRSKIQRQKNPTTAAPKKTQRKKPPTYGKRRKKKVKKSLYGEREMASRKPLLSPIPEIPEVFSSVSSPNSPKADQLFTEGAGLGDPKCRDSAQEPQAGRMCGKGLCAPGLLEEAAATSSGPAGSEVPGSLACAPGTAPEFSNAVPDAGGDFDTSDYFQQGEETPGEKEAKESSSLIEKEELQGNLIAGLEILEQEDVQEGAQRSKCPQKDSVRRDPARRRRRSSSAFYFPPAENLEITGADLPVCSYSVEEALSVPQAKEGSLQACRRRSRASAEVRVRRSMRLSKDAGSQGLAWIQLPSEIPREPPLPAAPKGRRSSSTSILAGSENVQHREQNLLPFPAPGKENEHSAPLAAGPGRRWRRRSLCEATAQETPWAPTQRRRSTNSVCGKDRSDQKHSEAAETLELRLKDVSGISDFLK, from the exons ATGGACACCAGACACGGTCACCAAA GAAGTGACTTCTCCACTCCTGAGAGGGACAAAGTGGAAGGAAAACCTGATTTTGGAGTGtctgagcagaggaaaaagcccATTGgaattgctgctctgctgagtcCTGAGTGTGGGATTGCTCGGGAGAGTTTTGGAACACGACCCACAG GGACTTCCCCAACTTCACTGAAATTTAGGAGAAGATCGACCATTGGGTTGAGGGGATCACCAGAAAACAACACCCTGATCCGGTACCTGgcccagcagaggagcagcaggcagacagAGCCTTTCACCCAG ATCAGTCCTTTTAAACCTGCAAATGTGAGATCACTGAAGGACAAGATCAACACTTTCCAAGCCTCCTTTGAATCCCTGCAGGAAGCTGAGGGGGAGCCTGGGCTTTCTCACCTGGGGGAGCCTTCCCAGCCAGGAGGCTCCT CCCAGAACAAAGCACCTTTTAAAAAAGAGCCAAACCTGGAGCAGTGGAGTGAAAAGCTCATGTTGGGCaacagaggagctgctttgaaagaaaatttaagagaaaatgggaccaagagcagcaggagtgagCTCAGGATCTGCAGCATCTTGTCCCCACACCGAGCTGTGACTGTCACtgagcctgctgctgcacag GAAGGGGTTTATGAGCAGCCAAATCCCATTAAATCCTTGGACCCTGCTGTAACTGGAGATACCCTGGAAACAGGCCATG tgtcccagctgtgtgctggccCTGAAGTGGACAGGAGTGAGCCCAgtggccctgggggtgctgtgccagagctcagcaccaggagggctggggctgtggagggtgtgagcctggcagtgcaggcTGGAGGCCAggcccctggcagccctgccagcagtgacccctgccagagcagctccctgctgagaTCCATCCTGAAGAGAACCCCAGCCAAGGAGCTCctggacagccccagggctgaCTCGGGGCCTGCACCAAGGAGGAGCTTCCAG GAATACTTAAACAGTGCCATTGATGGAGGAGGTGATGAATCTGCTGCAGTCTCCAGTTGTGTAAAAGCCTCTGAACCATTGCAAACAG AGAGAGCTGACAGTCAGAGCTACAAAAcaccaaagaagaaaaaagtgacaTTTGGGGAAGTTCTGAGCCCCGAAATCTTTGACCAGAGCCTGCCTGCCAACACCCCCTTGCGCAGAGGAgcctccccagggcagagcccctggGCAAGGCCGGGCCCCTCCGAGGAGCCTCTGCCCCTCCTGGACTTTGGCTGGGATGAA GAAGGTGTTGAGCCTCTCCCAGAATTCCTGGAGGGTTCAGAAGCCCCTGCAGAAGCCCCTTCACCTGTTGAAATTGCAGAAG tAGCAGAGACTGACAAACCTGATGTGGTAACAACTCGTTCTTCTACTAAGAGGAAG cagggcagggccgtGGCACAGGACCCTgactggagcagctcaggagccacAAACACTGATAAGGACGAAGGCACTAAAAACCCAGGAAGGAGCAAGATCCAGAGACAGAAGAATCcaaccacagctgctcccaagaAGACCCAG agaaaaaaacctcccacctatgggaaaagaagaaagaagaaagtcaAGAAATCTTTGTATGGGGAAAGAGAAATGGCTTCTAGGAAACCCCTTCTCAGCCCTATCCCTGAAATCCCAGaggttttctcttctgtgtcaTCTCCAAACTCACCAAAGGCAGATCAACTTTTTACAG AGGGTGCAGGTCTGGGTGATCCCAAGTGCAGGGACtctgcccaggagccccaggctGGAAGGATGTGTGGGAaggggctctgtgcccctgggctcctggaggaggcagcagccaccagctctgGGCCTGCAGGCTCTGAGGTGCCAGGGAGCCTGGCAtgtgctcctggcactgctcctgag TTTTCAAATGCTGTGCCAGATGCAGGAGGTGATTTTGATACATCTGATTATTTCCAGCAAGGCGAAGAGACTCCAggtgaaaaagaagcaaaagaaagcagTTCCTTgatagaaaaggaagaattacAAGGAAATCTCATAGCTGGGCTGGAAATTCTGGAACAAGAGGATGTGCAGGAGGGGGCCCAGAGATCCAAGTGTCCTCAGAAGGATTCTGTCAGACGTGATCCagcaaggagaagaagaagaagcagcagtgccTTCTACTTCCCTCCTGCTGAAAACTTGGAAATAACTGGGGCTGATCTTCCAGTTTGCTCTTACAGTGTGGAAGAAGCTTTGTCAGTGCCCCAGGCAAAGGAGGGATCCCTGCAggcctgcaggaggaggagcagggccagTGCTGAGGTCAGGGTGAGGCGCAGCATGAGGCTGAGCAAGGATGCAGGCAGTCAGGGACTTGCCTGGATTCAGCTTCCCAGTGAGATTCCCAGGGagcctcccctcccagctgctcccaaaggcaggagaagcagcagcacatccatccTGGCAGGATCTGAGAATGTTCAGCACAGGGAACAAaacctcctccccttcccagccccagggaaggagaATGAGCACTCTGCTCCCCTtgctgcaggtcctggcaggaggtggaggaggagaagcctCTGTGAAGCCACAGCTCAAGAAACGCCCTGGGCTCCCACCCAGAGAAGGAGAAGCACAAACTCTGTGTGTGGGAAGGACAGGAGTGACCAAAAACACTCGGAAGCAGCAGAAACTCTTGAGCTAAGATTGAAAGATGTTTCAGGCatctctgattttctgaagtGA